From Ptychodera flava strain L36383 chromosome 2, AS_Pfla_20210202, whole genome shotgun sequence, the proteins below share one genomic window:
- the LOC139120338 gene encoding uncharacterized protein translates to MMAASSGAKMQRSGVPHWESSLKATFIPGKSSTSSLYSPSPTLSMRTELTRRSFNNGIEFYAMRQTELDTEFGKKNMTKFRYQRLKKYPAKKTQSLSRVYTGVEGMNTNSAEDTAESTPRDLRGSQILLQGEKVGNGAEVKPKTPDSARSNMLPGMVPRSHSFGGQTERPKATSRSNSKSNLLRSESHSSLPGLNILQLTPQQAGSDGNKTSSQAAGDDANTRSASAEPSAAKARQKLKTTEEGFRSKEDMLKALRKKLGTADDFTSKRPHQVRNHHRKSHQAQSLHRQWSIEGINHPYMERPQSRIVRRSPGLRSMFLRPQDAVWMAPDQRKCPATCECCFKVALQPERPESSATTVHHNSPMTSDEESKKARKVQFSV, encoded by the coding sequence ATGATGGCGGCGTCCTCTGGAGCTAAAATGCAGCGATCCGGTGTTCCACACTGGGAGTCGAGCCTAAAGGCGACGTTCATCCCCGGAAAATCAAGTACTAGTTCACTTTACTCACCGTCACCGACGTTGTCGATGAGGACGGAGCTGACAAGGCGCAGTTTCAACAATGGTATTGAATTCTATGCCATGCGACAGACCGAACTCGACACCGAATTTGGTAAGAAGAACATGACAAAGTTTCGATATCAGAGATTGAAGAAATACCCAGCGAAGAAAACGCAGAGCTTGAGTCGCGTGTACACAGGTGTTGAAGGCATGAACACTAACTCCGCCGAAGACACTGCTGAGTCGACGCCTAGAGACTTGAGAGGAAGCCAGATCCTTCTGCAAGGAGAAAAGGTCGGCAACGGAGCCGAAGTTAAACCGAAAACTCCCGATTCGGCCAGGAGTAATATGTTACCTGGAATGGTCCCCCGGTCGCATAGTTTCGGAGGTCAAACCGAGAGGCCGAAAGCAACTTCCCGAAGTAATAGCAAATCAAATTTGTTGCGTTCAGAAAGCCACTCTTCGCTGCCCGGAttgaacattttacaattgactCCTCAGCAAGCCGGAAGCGACGGCAACAAGACGTCGTCGCAAGCGGCGGGCGACGATGCAAACACGCGCAGCGCAAGCGCTGAGCCGTCAGCGGCAAAAGCCAGACAGAAGCTCAAAACGACAGAAGAGGGCTTTCGCTCGAAGGAAGACATGCTGAAAGCCCTGCGAAAGAAGCTTGGGACCGCCGATGATTTTACATCGAAACGGCCGCACCAAGTCAGGAACCATCACCGTAAATCCCATCAAGCCCAGTCGCTTCACAGACAGTGGTCGATAGAAGGAATCAACCACCCGTACATGGAGAGACCACAGTCGAGAATCGTACGCCGCTCTCCTGGTCTTCGGTCGATGTTTCTACGCCCGCAAGACGCCGTATGGATGGCGCCGGATCAGCGAAAGTGTCCAGCGACGTGTGAATGCTGCTTCAAAGTTGCTCTTCAACCCGAAAGACCGGAAAGTTCAGCGACTACGGTACACCATAACTCACCTATGACCTCGGACGAAGAATCGAAGAAAGCGCGAAAGGTTCAGTTCTCAGTATGA